Proteins encoded within one genomic window of Sphaerisporangium krabiense:
- a CDS encoding MerR family transcriptional regulator: MRELLTIGAFARAARLSPKALRLYDELGLLPPAAVDGDSGYRFYGPEQLERARLIAWLRRLGMPLARIRHVCDLPAETAAEEIAGYWERFLAETAARGRLANFLVDYLTGRGSSMDDSATMLGIRYVARSESGLVRTSNEDTAYAGPRLLAVADGVRGGAGDLASATVIEALKPLEALAMPAEDLLGALADAVGDADAEIGTIAAASSDGEAVTTLTALLWSGSHLGLVHIGDTRAYRLRDGELSQITHDHTFVQSLIDEGRLTPDEAASHPQRSLLVRALTGTGGTRPDLSLHQAAAGDRYLLCSDGLSAVISAESLRKVLTEEDGPQRALDELIARAYAAGAPDNIACVVADVVPLDAADAVRNVAGR; the protein is encoded by the coding sequence GTGCGGGAGCTGCTGACGATCGGAGCGTTCGCTCGGGCGGCTCGGCTGTCACCGAAGGCCCTGCGGCTCTACGACGAACTCGGGCTCCTGCCGCCGGCCGCCGTCGATGGCGATTCGGGATACCGGTTCTACGGTCCGGAGCAGTTGGAGCGAGCCCGGTTGATCGCCTGGCTGCGGCGTCTGGGCATGCCCTTGGCGCGTATCCGGCATGTGTGCGATCTACCTGCCGAGACGGCGGCCGAGGAGATCGCCGGCTACTGGGAGCGGTTCCTGGCCGAGACCGCCGCTCGCGGCCGGTTGGCGAACTTCCTCGTCGACTACCTGACGGGAAGAGGCAGCTCTATGGACGATTCCGCGACCATGCTCGGCATCCGTTACGTCGCCCGCTCGGAGTCGGGACTGGTGCGGACGAGCAACGAGGACACCGCCTATGCGGGCCCCCGCTTGCTGGCGGTGGCCGACGGCGTCCGCGGCGGAGCCGGAGACCTCGCGAGCGCGACCGTCATCGAGGCGCTCAAACCGCTGGAGGCTCTCGCCATGCCCGCCGAAGACCTCCTCGGCGCGCTGGCCGACGCGGTCGGCGATGCCGACGCCGAGATCGGGACGATCGCCGCGGCGTCATCGGATGGTGAGGCCGTCACCACCCTGACCGCACTGCTGTGGTCCGGCTCCCACCTGGGACTGGTGCACATCGGCGACACCCGCGCCTACCGCCTGCGAGACGGTGAGCTCTCCCAGATCACCCATGACCACACCTTCGTGCAGTCCCTGATCGACGAAGGACGGCTGACCCCCGACGAAGCGGCCTCGCACCCGCAGCGCTCACTGCTGGTGCGAGCACTGACCGGCACGGGCGGGACGCGGCCGGACCTGTCACTTCACCAGGCCGCCGCCGGTGACCGCTACCTCTTGTGCTCCGACGGATTGTCGGCCGTCATCTCGGCCGAGTCCCTGCGGAAGGTGCTGACCGAGGAGGACGGCCCGCAGCGGGCACTCGACGAACTGATCGCGCGAGCGTACGCCGCAGGTGCTCCCGACAACATCGCCTGTGTCGTCGCCGACGTCGTACCGCTGGACGCCGCGGACGCCGTCCGGAACGTCGCCGGCCGGTGA
- a CDS encoding iron chaperone, whose product MSSTESGAYEGFTAEERAAMKEHAKEQKKAARRGSRADKAAEAAQDVLAKIAEMNDPDRIMAERVHAVIMASAPALAPKLWYGMPAYTLDGKVVCHFQPAEKFKTRYATLGFSDQANLDEDAMWPAAFALTEVTPEVEERIGALVKRAVS is encoded by the coding sequence ATGAGCAGCACCGAAAGCGGCGCGTACGAGGGATTCACGGCCGAGGAACGTGCCGCGATGAAGGAGCACGCCAAGGAGCAGAAGAAGGCGGCGCGACGCGGCTCGCGCGCGGACAAGGCGGCCGAGGCGGCCCAGGACGTGCTCGCGAAGATCGCCGAGATGAACGACCCGGATCGCATCATGGCCGAGCGGGTCCACGCCGTCATCATGGCCAGCGCCCCGGCCCTGGCGCCGAAGCTCTGGTACGGGATGCCCGCCTACACGCTGGACGGCAAGGTCGTCTGTCACTTCCAGCCCGCGGAGAAGTTCAAGACCCGCTACGCGACGCTCGGGTTCAGCGACCAGGCGAACCTGGACGAGGACGCGATGTGGCCGGCCGCGTTCGCCCTGACCGAGGTGACGCCCGAGGTGGAGGAGCGGATCGGCGCGCTGGTGAAGCGGGCGGTGAGCTGA
- a CDS encoding glyoxalase codes for MSEPAVRPNETTVPLMPCASVEETLAFYTALGFEATYRQTRPYVYLALRWSGFDLHFGPAPKDLDPAQEQAGGCLVLVDAVAPYHAAFVAAMRRAYGKALSSGRPRITRYRPGASRFTLVDPSGNSIIFIQRDEPAELEYGGSKRLTGLAKALDNARILREFKNDDLQAFRALKSAMRRHGADAAPVERALALGHLVDLATVLGEPADPWAAELRGLELTPADRRHVESELGQLPGLREWLA; via the coding sequence GTGAGTGAGCCCGCGGTCCGGCCGAACGAGACGACGGTGCCGTTGATGCCGTGTGCGTCGGTGGAGGAGACTTTGGCCTTCTACACGGCGCTGGGGTTCGAGGCGACCTACCGGCAGACCAGACCCTATGTGTATCTGGCCCTGCGGTGGAGCGGCTTCGACCTGCACTTCGGCCCGGCGCCCAAGGATCTGGACCCGGCCCAGGAGCAGGCCGGGGGCTGCCTGGTCCTGGTCGACGCGGTGGCGCCGTACCACGCGGCGTTCGTCGCGGCGATGCGCCGGGCCTACGGAAAGGCGCTGAGCTCCGGCCGTCCGCGGATCACCCGCTACCGGCCGGGCGCCTCCCGGTTCACCCTGGTCGATCCGTCCGGGAACTCGATCATTTTCATCCAGCGCGACGAGCCCGCCGAGCTGGAGTACGGCGGCTCCAAGCGGCTGACCGGCCTGGCCAAGGCGCTCGACAACGCCCGCATCCTGCGCGAGTTCAAGAACGACGACCTGCAGGCGTTCCGCGCGCTGAAGTCCGCGATGCGCAGGCACGGCGCGGACGCCGCGCCGGTCGAGCGCGCCCTGGCCTTGGGCCATCTCGTCGATCTGGCCACGGTCCTCGGCGAGCCCGCCGACCCGTGGGCCGCCGAGCTGCGCGGCCTGGAACTCACCCCCGCCGACCGGCGGCACGTGGAGTCGGAGCTCGGCCAACTGCCCGGGCTGCGGGAGTGGCTTGCCTGA
- a CDS encoding DUF1048 domain-containing protein, producing the protein MAAGPNEPKSRYLQYLEVVTGSLEEKRRYRQYKARVKRLPENYRTAVEALERYLMHFGPADGAGAMSMYEDLADLFEQSVADGTPIRDIFGADPVEFVEAFMANYPAGQYRARERNRFTSAIQRAAGEDTGQDGTDR; encoded by the coding sequence ATGGCCGCAGGGCCGAACGAACCCAAGAGCCGCTACCTGCAGTACCTGGAGGTCGTCACGGGGTCGCTGGAGGAAAAGCGGCGCTACCGGCAGTACAAGGCGCGCGTCAAGCGGCTTCCCGAGAACTATCGCACGGCGGTCGAAGCGCTGGAGCGGTATCTGATGCACTTCGGACCGGCCGACGGCGCCGGAGCGATGTCGATGTACGAGGACCTCGCCGACCTGTTCGAACAGAGCGTCGCGGACGGCACCCCGATTCGCGACATCTTCGGGGCGGACCCGGTGGAGTTCGTCGAGGCGTTCATGGCCAACTACCCGGCCGGTCAGTACAGAGCCCGGGAGCGCAACCGCTTCACCAGCGCCATCCAGCGCGCCGCGGGCGAAGACACCGGACAGGACGGGACGGACCGATGA
- a CDS encoding PadR family transcriptional regulator: protein MGKQVTEMLKGTLEGIVLAILSGRSAYGYEITAWLRDQGFTDIAEGTIYALLVRVEQRGLVDVEKVPSEKGPPRKVYSLNAQGREYLEEFWRTWSFLAERLEQLREGGE from the coding sequence GTGGGCAAGCAGGTGACGGAAATGCTCAAGGGAACGCTGGAGGGCATCGTCCTGGCGATCCTGTCCGGCCGGTCCGCGTACGGCTACGAGATCACGGCGTGGCTGCGGGATCAGGGCTTCACCGACATCGCGGAAGGCACCATCTACGCGCTGCTGGTCCGGGTCGAGCAGCGCGGCCTGGTCGACGTGGAGAAGGTCCCGTCCGAGAAGGGGCCGCCGCGCAAGGTGTACTCCCTGAACGCCCAGGGGCGGGAGTACCTCGAAGAGTTCTGGAGAACCTGGAGCTTCCTTGCCGAAAGGCTCGAACAGCTCCGCGAAGGAGGCGAGTGA
- a CDS encoding glycosyltransferase has translation MDLDYVLPLRWDDDADPAELTGYLRRLAGQVRVIVVDGSPPRQYRRHARAWEGIVRHVPPRAVTANGKVGGVLTGVRLARSDYVVIADDDVRYDAAGLAALRALLEEAEVVRPQNHFDPLPWHARWDTARTLVNRAFGADHPGTLGVRRSFFERMGGYDGEVLFENLELVRTVLAHGGRERHAPGLYVRRLPPDARRFWAQRVRQAYDDLAQPARMAVFLAVVPGLGYLLARGRLASVLGCAALTAAVAEAGRRRAGGRRVFPASCVLFAPVWVLERGVCSWLALYRRGRGGVRYAGRTIRVAAHSARELRARRQGGVSGSLGARKPTTLCEPSQNGLVADRPHRHSATVARPGSMTRPS, from the coding sequence ATGGACCTGGACTACGTCCTGCCGCTGCGCTGGGACGACGACGCCGATCCGGCGGAGCTGACCGGTTACCTGCGCCGCCTGGCCGGGCAGGTCCGCGTCATCGTGGTGGACGGCTCACCCCCGCGGCAGTACCGGCGGCACGCCCGGGCGTGGGAGGGGATCGTGCGCCACGTGCCGCCGCGGGCGGTGACCGCCAACGGCAAGGTCGGCGGGGTGCTCACCGGCGTGCGGCTGGCACGCTCGGACTACGTGGTCATCGCCGACGACGACGTCCGCTACGACGCGGCCGGGCTGGCCGCGCTGCGGGCGCTGCTGGAGGAGGCCGAGGTGGTCCGGCCGCAGAACCACTTCGACCCGCTGCCCTGGCACGCCCGCTGGGACACCGCCCGCACGCTGGTCAACCGCGCCTTCGGCGCCGACCATCCCGGCACCCTCGGCGTGCGCAGATCGTTCTTCGAACGCATGGGCGGCTACGACGGCGAAGTGCTGTTCGAGAACCTGGAGCTGGTCCGCACCGTCCTGGCGCACGGCGGGCGTGAGCGCCACGCGCCCGGCCTGTACGTGCGCCGCCTGCCGCCCGACGCGCGGCGGTTCTGGGCGCAGCGCGTCCGGCAGGCCTACGACGACCTCGCGCAACCCGCGCGGATGGCGGTCTTCCTCGCGGTCGTCCCCGGGCTGGGGTACCTGCTGGCGCGCGGGCGCCTGGCGAGCGTGCTCGGGTGCGCCGCGCTCACCGCCGCTGTGGCCGAGGCCGGACGGCGCAGGGCCGGCGGGCGCCGGGTGTTCCCCGCGTCCTGCGTGCTGTTCGCGCCGGTCTGGGTGCTGGAACGCGGGGTGTGCAGCTGGCTGGCCCTGTACCGGCGCGGGCGGGGCGGCGTCCGCTACGCGGGCCGGACCATCCGCGTGGCGGCGCACTCGGCCCGCGAGCTCAGGGCCCGCCGTCAGGGCGGCGTCTCGGGCTCGCTGGGCGCCCGGAAGCCGACCACCTTGTGCGAGCCGTCGCAGAACGGCTTGGTCGCCGACCGGCCGCACCGGCACAGCGCGACCGTCGCCCGGCCGGGGTCGATGACGCGGCCGTCCTGA
- a CDS encoding NUDIX hydrolase, which translates to MSPPRIRVAAYVIRYRSTPELLVFDHIGAPEAGTQVPAGGGRPDESLEEAVLREVAEETGLTEVSIIRPIAVDDRPHPETGQPRQTTFFQLTAPADSDDTWHHHVHGDGGDAGLLFACRFVPIPLAERLADAQDAWLGRIDRRTGKAESPS; encoded by the coding sequence ATGTCTCCTCCGCGGATTCGTGTCGCCGCCTACGTGATCCGTTACCGATCCACCCCGGAGCTCCTTGTCTTCGATCACATCGGCGCGCCCGAAGCCGGTACCCAAGTGCCGGCGGGAGGGGGACGGCCGGACGAAAGCCTGGAAGAGGCTGTCTTGCGGGAAGTCGCAGAGGAGACCGGCTTGACCGAAGTCTCCATCATCCGGCCCATCGCGGTGGACGACAGACCGCACCCCGAGACCGGGCAGCCACGGCAGACCACGTTCTTCCAGCTCACAGCCCCTGCAGACAGTGATGACACATGGCATCACCATGTTCACGGCGATGGCGGGGATGCCGGTCTTTTGTTCGCGTGCCGCTTCGTCCCGATACCGCTGGCAGAGCGACTGGCCGACGCCCAGGACGCCTGGCTGGGTCGCATCGACCGACGAACGGGGAAGGCGGAGAGCCCGTCGTGA
- a CDS encoding carboxymuconolactone decarboxylase family protein: protein MEPRFDLMTNELGAKIAKRIYNVALAIVRSPLPEATQNLVMLRASQINGCGFCVDYHTKDATAAGEDQTRLNLVAAWRESTVFTDAERAALALTEEGTRIADAHHGVSDETWAKAREHYDDDQIAALVSLIAMINANNRLNVIVRNPGGSYRSGQFTDMAN, encoded by the coding sequence ATGGAACCCCGTTTCGACCTGATGACCAACGAGCTCGGCGCCAAGATCGCCAAGCGGATCTACAACGTCGCCCTGGCCATCGTCCGGTCGCCGCTGCCCGAGGCCACCCAGAACCTGGTGATGCTGCGCGCCAGCCAGATCAACGGCTGCGGCTTCTGCGTCGACTACCACACCAAGGACGCCACCGCCGCCGGAGAGGACCAGACCCGGCTGAACCTGGTCGCCGCCTGGCGCGAGTCCACCGTGTTCACCGACGCCGAGCGCGCCGCGCTGGCGCTCACCGAGGAGGGCACCCGGATCGCCGACGCCCACCACGGCGTGTCGGATGAGACCTGGGCGAAGGCGCGTGAGCACTACGACGACGACCAGATCGCCGCGCTGGTCTCCCTGATCGCCATGATCAACGCCAACAACCGCCTCAACGTGATCGTGCGCAACCCCGGCGGCTCCTACCGGTCCGGCCAGTTCACCGACATGGCCAACTGA
- a CDS encoding ABC transporter ATP-binding protein gives MTTSEAIQVRGLEKSYKTLRVLRGVDFAVARGGIFALLGSNGAGKTTVVKILSTLLKADAGTATVNGSDVATQAADVRESISLTGQFAAVDEILSGRENLVLVARLRHLKDPGRIADDLLERFALTDAAARKVATYSGGMRRRLDIAMSLIGNPPVVFLDEPTTGLDPQARIEVWQAVRELAEHGTTVLLTTQYLDEAEHLADRIAILHEGRIIVNGTLDELKRLLPPAEVRYVEKQPTLEDVFLALVGGGKDGDAGDDRTTAPASEDRR, from the coding sequence ATGACGACATCCGAGGCGATCCAGGTGCGGGGCCTGGAGAAGTCGTACAAGACACTGCGGGTGCTGCGCGGCGTGGACTTCGCCGTGGCGCGGGGCGGCATCTTCGCCCTGCTCGGCTCCAACGGCGCGGGCAAGACCACGGTCGTGAAGATCCTCTCCACGCTGCTCAAGGCCGACGCGGGGACCGCCACCGTCAACGGGTCGGACGTCGCCACGCAGGCCGCGGACGTGCGAGAGTCCATCAGCCTCACAGGACAGTTCGCCGCCGTCGACGAGATCCTCAGCGGGCGCGAGAACCTCGTGCTGGTCGCCCGCCTGCGACATCTCAAGGATCCGGGCAGGATCGCCGATGACCTGCTCGAACGCTTCGCGCTGACCGACGCGGCGGCGCGGAAGGTGGCGACGTACTCGGGGGGCATGCGCCGCCGCCTCGACATCGCGATGAGCCTCATCGGGAATCCGCCGGTCGTCTTCCTCGACGAGCCGACGACCGGGCTCGACCCCCAGGCGCGCATCGAGGTGTGGCAGGCCGTCAGGGAACTCGCCGAGCACGGCACGACGGTGCTGCTCACGACGCAGTATCTGGACGAGGCCGAACACCTCGCCGACCGGATCGCGATCCTCCACGAGGGCCGGATCATCGTCAACGGCACCCTCGACGAGCTCAAGCGGCTGCTCCCGCCCGCCGAGGTCCGGTACGTCGAGAAGCAGCCGACCCTGGAGGACGTCTTCCTCGCGCTCGTCGGCGGGGGCAAGGACGGCGACGCCGGCGATGACCGCACGACGGCACCGGCGAGTGAGGACCGACGATGA
- a CDS encoding iron-containing redox enzyme family protein, which yields MPSPRGPLTWWLLEALARPPHELGPCPVPSGACALTDEDIQLALFACYELHYGGLDGVDDRWEWNPSLLELRARLEERHAADLAAAVPAPPPAAAGEIPQALAELIASQEEGAAMAIFLHRAADAEQFREFLIHRSLYHLKEADPHTWAIPRLRGPAKAALVEIQADEYGGGRPHRMHSELFRATLREMGLDDSYGAYADRVPAITLAIGNTMSMFGLHRRHRGAILGHLAALEMTSSLPNHRYSQGLRRLRAGATARRFFDEHVQADAVHEQIAANDMCGAFAAEHPGLAGDVLYGAACAVTLDRLFGEHVMRHWCAGRTSLRDHAGARR from the coding sequence GTGCCCTCGCCACGCGGCCCTCTCACCTGGTGGCTCCTGGAGGCCCTTGCCCGCCCCCCGCACGAGCTGGGGCCCTGCCCGGTTCCGTCCGGCGCCTGCGCGCTGACCGACGAGGACATCCAGCTCGCGCTGTTCGCCTGCTACGAGCTGCACTACGGCGGTTTGGACGGCGTGGACGACCGGTGGGAGTGGAACCCCTCGCTTCTGGAGCTGCGAGCACGGCTGGAGGAACGGCACGCGGCGGACCTGGCCGCGGCCGTGCCGGCGCCGCCGCCCGCGGCGGCCGGGGAGATCCCGCAGGCCCTGGCCGAGCTCATCGCCTCCCAGGAGGAGGGAGCCGCCATGGCGATCTTCCTGCACCGCGCCGCGGACGCCGAGCAGTTCCGCGAGTTCCTGATCCACCGGTCGCTGTACCACCTCAAGGAGGCCGACCCGCACACCTGGGCGATCCCCCGGCTGCGCGGACCGGCCAAGGCGGCGCTGGTGGAGATCCAGGCCGACGAGTACGGGGGCGGTCGCCCGCACCGGATGCACTCGGAGCTGTTCCGCGCCACCCTGCGGGAGATGGGCCTGGACGACTCCTACGGCGCCTACGCCGACCGGGTGCCCGCGATCACGCTGGCGATCGGCAACACCATGTCGATGTTCGGCCTGCACCGGCGGCACCGGGGCGCGATCCTCGGCCACCTGGCGGCCCTGGAGATGACCTCCTCGCTGCCCAACCACCGCTACAGCCAGGGCCTGCGCAGGCTCCGCGCCGGCGCGACGGCGCGGCGCTTCTTCGACGAGCACGTCCAGGCCGACGCCGTCCACGAGCAGATCGCCGCCAACGACATGTGCGGCGCGTTCGCCGCCGAGCACCCCGGCCTGGCCGGGGACGTGCTGTACGGCGCGGCCTGCGCGGTGACGCTGGACCGGCTCTTCGGCGAGCACGTGATGCGCCACTGGTGCGCCGGCCGCACGTCCCTGCGCGACCACGCCGGGGCACGCCGGTGA
- a CDS encoding helix-turn-helix domain-containing protein encodes MPGGRLTQEDRRTIAAGLAEGLTYTQIASRLRRVAADPHGRDPALTRALEDRFVALLTRSGLSRMTAGVLTFLYLTDSGALTAAEHWRQVYSERR; translated from the coding sequence ATGCCGGGAGGCAGGCTCACCCAGGAGGACCGCCGGACGATCGCCGCCGGGCTGGCCGAGGGGCTCACCTACACCCAGATCGCCTCACGGCTGCGCCGGGTCGCCGCCGATCCGCACGGGCGCGACCCGGCCCTCACGCGGGCGCTCGAAGACCGGTTCGTCGCGTTGCTCACCAGGTCAGGGCTGTCACGCATGACGGCCGGGGTGCTGACCTTCCTTTACCTGACCGACAGCGGCGCCCTCACCGCCGCCGAGCACTGGCGCCAGGTCTACTCCGAGCGCCGTTGA
- a CDS encoding RNA polymerase sigma-70 factor, whose product MSEHGEPTGDTAGPLADGGGMDSATETFVTHRNLLFTVAYEMLGSAADAEDVLQETWLRWADVDLATVREPRAYLVRITTRQALSRLRTLGRRKESYVGPWLPEPLLTAPDVAEDVELADSVSMAMLLVLETLAPTERAVFVLREVFDLEYDEIAEAIGKTPAAVRQIAHRARAHVAARRPRGVVSATETREALEAFQRAIATGDLQSMLDILAPDVVFLGDGGGIKEAAPAPIVGADRVAPLAVSLRRFSATASLRPAQVNGYPALILRLDGEIDTVIAVRVDGGLITGLYAVRNPEKLSRVERETTLRR is encoded by the coding sequence ATGAGCGAACACGGCGAGCCGACCGGGGACACGGCAGGGCCACTCGCTGACGGCGGCGGGATGGACTCCGCGACCGAGACCTTCGTGACCCACCGCAACCTGCTGTTCACCGTCGCCTACGAGATGCTCGGCTCGGCCGCCGACGCCGAGGACGTCTTGCAGGAGACCTGGCTGCGGTGGGCGGACGTCGATCTGGCCACCGTGCGAGAGCCGCGTGCGTACCTGGTCCGGATCACCACCCGCCAGGCGCTGAGCCGGCTGCGCACGCTCGGCCGCCGCAAGGAGTCCTACGTCGGCCCCTGGTTGCCCGAGCCGTTGCTGACCGCGCCCGACGTGGCCGAGGACGTCGAACTGGCCGACAGCGTCTCGATGGCCATGCTGCTGGTGCTGGAGACGCTGGCGCCGACCGAGCGGGCGGTGTTCGTGCTGCGTGAGGTGTTCGATCTGGAGTACGATGAGATCGCCGAGGCCATCGGCAAGACCCCGGCCGCGGTCCGCCAGATCGCCCACCGGGCACGGGCGCACGTCGCCGCGCGCCGGCCACGCGGAGTCGTTTCCGCGACCGAGACCCGAGAAGCGCTCGAGGCGTTCCAGCGAGCGATCGCGACGGGCGATCTGCAAAGCATGCTCGACATCCTCGCGCCGGACGTCGTCTTCCTCGGTGACGGCGGCGGAATCAAGGAGGCCGCGCCGGCACCCATCGTGGGGGCCGATCGAGTGGCCCCTCTGGCCGTAAGCCTGCGCAGGTTCAGCGCCACGGCATCGCTGCGGCCCGCACAGGTCAACGGCTATCCCGCACTGATCCTCCGGCTCGACGGCGAGATCGACACCGTCATCGCGGTGCGCGTCGACGGCGGCCTCATCACCGGCCTGTACGCCGTGCGCAACCCCGAGAAGCTGTCACGTGTCGAGCGGGAGACCACCCTGCGCCGCTGA
- a CDS encoding VOC family protein: MSARFQLVIDCADPARQTAFWAAALGYVREPAPAGHATWKAYYRSLGVPEEELEEMADDDADSIVDPDGAGPRIWFQPVPETKAVKNRLHLDIKVADRTAALQTRREQVDTEVERLTALGATVVRVPEEPAIDHYAVTLHDPEGNEFCVG; the protein is encoded by the coding sequence ATGAGCGCGCGTTTTCAGCTTGTCATCGACTGTGCCGACCCGGCGCGGCAGACCGCCTTCTGGGCCGCCGCGCTCGGCTACGTGCGGGAACCGGCGCCCGCGGGCCACGCGACCTGGAAGGCGTACTACCGCTCTCTCGGAGTCCCCGAGGAGGAGCTCGAAGAGATGGCCGACGATGACGCGGACTCCATCGTCGACCCTGACGGGGCCGGGCCACGGATCTGGTTCCAGCCGGTCCCCGAGACCAAGGCCGTCAAGAACCGGCTGCACCTGGACATCAAGGTCGCTGATCGAACGGCGGCACTCCAGACGCGCCGGGAGCAGGTCGACACCGAGGTCGAGCGGTTGACCGCGCTCGGCGCGACCGTGGTCCGCGTGCCGGAAGAGCCGGCCATCGATCATTACGCGGTGACCCTGCACGATCCCGAAGGCAACGAGTTCTGCGTGGGCTGA
- a CDS encoding ABC transporter permease has translation MTKHFFGDTITLLGRSLRHITRSLDTIITTAVMPIAMMLLFVYVFGGAIRTGSDSYVNYLLPGILLITIASGISYTAFRLFLDMKGGIFERFQSMPIARSSVLWAHVLTSLVANLISLVVVVLVALLMGFRSGAGVLAWLAVAGILLLFTLALTWIAVIPGLSAKSADGASAFSYPLVFLPFVSSAFVPADTMPGPVRAFAEHQPVTAIVNAIRGLFTQQPVGTDIWIALAWCAGILVVAYLFAMNTYRRKIS, from the coding sequence ATGACCAAGCACTTTTTCGGCGACACCATCACCCTGCTCGGACGATCCCTGCGCCACATCACGCGCAGCCTGGACACCATCATCACGACCGCGGTCATGCCGATCGCCATGATGCTGCTGTTCGTCTACGTGTTCGGCGGCGCGATCAGAACGGGGTCGGACTCGTATGTGAACTACCTGCTGCCCGGCATCCTGCTCATCACCATCGCCTCGGGCATCTCCTATACGGCGTTCCGGCTCTTCCTGGACATGAAGGGGGGCATCTTCGAGCGGTTCCAGTCGATGCCGATCGCGCGGTCGTCGGTCCTGTGGGCGCACGTGCTGACCTCGCTGGTCGCCAATCTGATCTCCCTCGTGGTCGTCGTGCTCGTCGCCCTGCTGATGGGCTTCCGGTCCGGGGCGGGAGTACTGGCCTGGCTCGCGGTCGCCGGCATCCTGCTCCTGTTCACCCTGGCGCTGACCTGGATCGCCGTCATCCCCGGTCTGTCCGCCAAGTCCGCGGACGGCGCGAGCGCGTTCTCCTACCCGCTCGTCTTCCTGCCGTTCGTCAGCTCGGCGTTCGTGCCCGCCGACACCATGCCCGGCCCGGTGCGCGCCTTCGCCGAGCACCAGCCGGTGACCGCCATCGTCAACGCCATCCGCGGCCTGTTCACCCAGCAGCCGGTCGGCACCGACATCTGGATCGCCCTCGCCTGGTGCGCCGGCATCCTCGTCGTCGCGTACCTCTTCGCCATGAACACCTACCGCCGCAAGATCTCCTAG